A portion of the Blastopirellula sediminis genome contains these proteins:
- a CDS encoding peroxiredoxin family protein: MRVWIVLLALGALLTIGCEKSSNTAENSAASAPGAAAEKDAPPAKSPLELLQGMAAAYAQADSYFDRGTLRLSRTLAGETTFDDVPFSVKLKRPNQLRVDAYQVTIACDGKRLIAKIFDEATEEMDHQALVRPAPEQITAEVLYLDPQQSDPILSEILLGGIVGLPPTLEMLLAKEMPDFSEQADSYVLGLDDEINGRRCHRLICQTPNGPLTMYVDAENFLLRRIEYPQEPMLSALKESDPNAKISLVADFADASINDPIHENEFLYNIRGGDKQVAYFVRPSQATASQLLGETPEAFTLEKLSGDKIASSELLATPTILAWINDHPSSRLMTDQLTRFAADPSTGVSVKLVSVDPRETSGEQVQQRLEQWGANFPIYRDSEAVGQKQFRVPGAPTVVMLDGKGRVQFYEAGASPDLAERMWDISKRLSGGENVAETMLAAMRAEQKLYQAALTASMAGKNPYRDLPLPEVAVAAARELERFTSETVWSTSDVENPGAVAVLRGDEGERIFVLDGGKAICELDVDGKLVSRHVLNLGEDVVVSRLRVASSDKGLRIALFQPDGQRLWLLDEKLEPLFRYPSSDAVHSGIADAQLLSGFDQTTLVVAFQGEIGAHGIDESGKRFWSFREMLQLRDLAPVGSGEIAVMDASNKALVIDRQGKVRREIGLPQRSLLSLAYDPVSSELLALALAEIEMLEFDALAKDGAQVWSYPLPAAELPKVSPLMMAISIGAERGWCGLGPDGTLHLMQANGAATDRMAFGEMPAGLASVGSGNLITTLPGRVVRLRFSPAK; the protein is encoded by the coding sequence ATGCGAGTTTGGATCGTTCTGTTGGCCTTGGGGGCCCTCCTGACGATTGGGTGCGAAAAATCGAGCAATACGGCTGAAAATTCGGCTGCCAGCGCCCCTGGCGCCGCGGCGGAAAAGGATGCTCCGCCCGCCAAGTCGCCGCTGGAACTCCTCCAGGGTATGGCCGCCGCCTACGCCCAGGCCGACAGCTACTTCGATCGCGGTACGCTTCGGCTGAGTCGTACGCTGGCCGGAGAGACGACCTTCGACGACGTTCCCTTCTCAGTCAAATTGAAGCGGCCGAACCAGTTGCGGGTCGACGCCTATCAAGTGACGATCGCCTGCGACGGCAAGCGGCTGATCGCGAAGATCTTTGACGAAGCGACGGAAGAAATGGATCACCAGGCGCTCGTCCGTCCCGCGCCGGAGCAGATCACCGCCGAAGTCCTCTATCTCGATCCGCAGCAGAGCGATCCGATCTTGTCGGAAATTTTGCTCGGCGGAATCGTCGGACTGCCGCCGACGCTGGAGATGTTGCTCGCGAAAGAAATGCCCGACTTCTCGGAACAAGCGGACAGCTACGTGTTGGGGCTCGACGACGAGATCAATGGTCGTCGTTGTCATCGCTTGATTTGTCAGACGCCGAATGGTCCCCTCACGATGTATGTCGATGCGGAGAACTTCCTGCTGCGACGGATCGAGTATCCGCAGGAACCGATGCTCTCAGCGCTGAAGGAAAGTGATCCGAACGCGAAGATCTCGCTGGTCGCCGACTTTGCCGACGCGTCGATCAACGACCCGATTCACGAAAACGAATTCCTATACAACATTCGCGGCGGCGACAAACAGGTCGCCTACTTCGTCCGTCCTTCGCAAGCGACGGCGAGCCAGCTGTTGGGAGAAACGCCGGAAGCGTTTACGCTCGAAAAACTTTCCGGCGACAAAATCGCGTCGTCCGAATTGTTGGCGACGCCGACCATCTTGGCCTGGATCAACGATCATCCGTCGAGTCGCTTGATGACCGACCAATTGACCCGCTTCGCCGCCGATCCGTCGACCGGCGTCAGCGTGAAACTGGTTTCGGTCGACCCGCGGGAAACGTCCGGCGAGCAAGTGCAGCAGCGTCTCGAACAATGGGGCGCCAACTTCCCGATCTATCGCGATTCGGAAGCGGTCGGTCAAAAGCAGTTCCGGGTCCCGGGCGCACCGACCGTGGTGATGCTCGACGGCAAAGGACGCGTGCAGTTTTACGAAGCAGGCGCTTCTCCCGACCTGGCGGAGCGGATGTGGGACATCTCGAAGCGTCTGTCGGGCGGAGAAAACGTCGCCGAGACGATGCTGGCCGCCATGAGAGCCGAACAAAAGCTGTATCAAGCGGCGCTGACCGCGTCGATGGCCGGAAAGAATCCGTATCGCGACTTGCCGCTGCCGGAAGTCGCCGTCGCCGCGGCTCGCGAACTCGAACGTTTTACTTCCGAGACCGTCTGGTCGACCAGTGACGTCGAAAACCCTGGCGCGGTCGCCGTCTTGCGAGGGGACGAAGGAGAACGGATCTTTGTGCTCGACGGCGGCAAAGCGATCTGCGAGCTGGACGTCGACGGCAAGCTCGTCTCGCGGCATGTCCTGAATCTGGGAGAAGACGTTGTCGTGAGTCGCCTGCGTGTGGCGTCCAGCGACAAGGGATTGCGCATCGCGCTGTTTCAACCCGATGGTCAACGACTTTGGCTATTGGATGAGAAGCTGGAGCCGCTGTTTCGCTATCCGTCAAGCGACGCCGTTCATTCCGGCATCGCCGATGCGCAGTTGCTCAGCGGCTTCGATCAGACGACGCTGGTTGTCGCCTTCCAGGGAGAGATCGGCGCTCATGGCATCGACGAAAGCGGCAAGCGCTTCTGGAGCTTCCGCGAGATGTTGCAGCTGCGCGACTTGGCGCCGGTAGGGAGCGGCGAAATCGCCGTAATGGACGCTTCCAACAAGGCGCTGGTGATCGATCGCCAAGGGAAAGTGCGACGCGAGATCGGACTGCCGCAACGTTCGCTACTGTCGCTCGCCTACGATCCGGTCTCGAGCGAACTGTTGGCTTTGGCGCTGGCCGAGATCGAAATGCTGGAGTTTGACGCGCTGGCGAAAGATGGCGCCCAGGTCTGGAGCTATCCGTTGCCGGCCGCCGAGTTGCCGAAGGTCTCTCCGCTGATGATGGCGATCTCGATCGGTGCAGAGCGGGGCTGGTGCGGTCTTGGCCCGGATGGAACGCTGCACCTGATGCAGGCCAATGGCGCGGCGACCGATCGGATGGCTTTTGGAGAAATGCCAGCCGGCCTGGCGAGCGTCGGCAGCGGTAATCTAATTACGACGCTACCGGGACGTGTGGTGCGGTTACGTTTCTCGCCGGCCAAATAG
- a CDS encoding Hpt domain-containing protein, with protein sequence MPIQSLSEPLYSDLGNDPDLAEIVEMFVDEMPDRIESMLGCVDRSDWEGLGRIAHQLKGAAGSYGFGQITPYAAQLEHDCRHDASEEEMINSFRELAGVCRRIRSGAPQ encoded by the coding sequence ATGCCGATTCAATCACTCTCCGAGCCCCTCTATTCCGATTTGGGGAATGATCCCGATTTGGCCGAAATCGTCGAAATGTTCGTCGACGAAATGCCCGACCGCATCGAATCGATGCTCGGTTGCGTCGATCGTAGCGATTGGGAGGGGCTTGGCCGCATCGCCCACCAGCTGAAGGGCGCCGCTGGCAGCTACGGATTTGGACAGATCACTCCGTATGCCGCCCAGCTCGAGCATGACTGCCGCCATGACGCGAGCGAAGAAGAGATGATTAATTCGTTTCGCGAACTGGCCGGCGTCTGCCGCCGCATTCGCAGCGGCGCGCCGCAGTAA
- a CDS encoding DUF1598 domain-containing protein codes for MSRLVRLVSLAVLLTLLVCVSGARAAGPDPAMADFDALLAAGEFPPAIELAKQAKTAEQQDQMFARLARAQAAGGAKQAALSSARSISSDQYRTETLIGLEKPLTTRPGAMGGGVEPDFDQLIDLITTTIQPESWEELGGPGAIAPFESGVYVDSKGTLQRAQLQDRSGRLEMLRTSTSSDSGNRRVSVSSPLRKVSLNRLEREVHLRMAAGEPLDDEMIRLAGIYKVKYVMVYPATGDVVIAGPAGGWTPNAEGRIVNVETQRPTLRLDDLVVVMRNAEREKGRYGCSITPYQERLAATQDFLKKSGEKSLSPRQRDKWLDDLRQTLGKQEIEVYGVDPDTHVARILVEADYHMKRIGMGLEDGTLGVPSYLSSIKVEPGQAPPPMDVLRWWFALNYSAIATTDARDIFELRGPGVQVLSENELLKNDGERVHTGKSTELNEAFAHNFTKHYEELAKKYPVYAELQNVFDLTLVAAVIEKENLAARGDWGQTYFGAEGRYRPERLLVAKEVETIMNHRVIDNKHIIAGVSGGVRVDASEMMKDENFKQDEYGLLDADLKGSVTPKNLAPAGWWWD; via the coding sequence ATGTCGCGGCTTGTTCGCCTGGTCTCTTTGGCCGTATTACTGACCCTGCTGGTTTGCGTTTCGGGCGCTCGCGCCGCAGGTCCTGATCCGGCGATGGCCGATTTTGACGCCCTTTTGGCGGCCGGCGAGTTTCCCCCGGCGATCGAACTCGCCAAGCAAGCGAAGACTGCCGAGCAGCAAGATCAGATGTTCGCCCGCTTGGCTCGCGCTCAAGCGGCCGGGGGCGCCAAGCAAGCGGCGCTCTCCAGCGCCCGCTCGATCTCCAGCGATCAATACCGGACCGAGACCCTGATCGGATTGGAAAAGCCGTTGACCACGCGTCCCGGCGCCATGGGGGGCGGCGTCGAACCTGACTTTGATCAACTGATCGATCTGATCACCACGACCATTCAGCCGGAATCTTGGGAGGAGCTCGGCGGACCAGGCGCGATCGCGCCGTTTGAGAGCGGCGTGTACGTCGACTCGAAGGGAACGCTGCAGCGAGCCCAGTTGCAGGATCGCTCGGGCCGATTGGAGATGTTGCGAACGTCGACCTCCAGCGATTCTGGAAATCGCCGCGTCTCGGTCAGCTCGCCGCTGCGGAAGGTGTCGCTCAATCGCTTGGAACGGGAAGTCCATTTGCGAATGGCCGCCGGCGAACCGCTCGACGACGAGATGATTCGTCTCGCGGGGATCTACAAGGTGAAATACGTCATGGTCTACCCGGCGACCGGTGACGTGGTGATCGCCGGTCCGGCCGGCGGTTGGACCCCCAACGCCGAAGGTCGCATCGTCAACGTCGAGACGCAGCGTCCCACGCTACGATTGGACGACCTGGTGGTGGTGATGCGCAACGCCGAGCGGGAAAAAGGACGCTACGGCTGCTCGATCACTCCCTATCAAGAACGACTCGCCGCGACGCAAGACTTTTTGAAGAAGTCCGGCGAAAAGAGCCTGAGCCCGCGGCAACGCGACAAATGGCTCGACGACTTGCGTCAAACTCTCGGCAAACAAGAGATCGAAGTCTACGGCGTCGATCCCGATACGCACGTCGCGCGGATCCTGGTCGAAGCCGACTATCACATGAAGCGGATCGGTATGGGATTGGAAGACGGGACGCTCGGTGTGCCGAGCTACCTGTCGTCGATCAAGGTCGAACCGGGCCAAGCGCCGCCGCCGATGGACGTCCTCCGCTGGTGGTTCGCGCTGAACTATTCGGCGATCGCCACGACCGACGCTCGCGACATCTTCGAACTTCGCGGCCCCGGCGTCCAGGTTCTGAGCGAGAACGAACTGCTGAAAAATGACGGCGAGCGGGTTCACACCGGCAAAAGCACCGAGCTGAACGAAGCGTTCGCCCACAACTTCACCAAGCATTACGAAGAGCTGGCGAAGAAGTACCCGGTCTATGCCGAACTGCAAAACGTCTTCGACCTGACGCTGGTAGCCGCGGTGATCGAAAAAGAAAACCTGGCCGCTCGCGGCGATTGGGGACAAACCTACTTTGGCGCCGAAGGGCGTTATCGGCCCGAACGCTTGCTGGTCGCCAAAGAAGTCGAAACGATCATGAACCACCGCGTGATCGACAACAAGCATATCATCGCCGGCGTCAGCGGCGGCGTCCGCGTCGACGCGTCGGAGATGATGAAAGACGAGAACTTTAAGCAGGACGAATACGGCCTGCTCGACGCCGATCTGAAGGGAAGCGTCACGCCGAAGAACTTGGCGCCGGCGGGTTGGTGGTGGGATTAA
- a CDS encoding YdeI/OmpD-associated family protein: MSEPNPKVDGYYRKSTQWRAELEELRAIILGCKLTETMKWGCPCYTQDDRNIVLLHEFKEYCAILFFKGALLKDPKQVLIQQTKNTQSARQMRFTSAKEIAPLKSTIKAFVRAAIEVEKAGLKVDFKETAEFEMPAEFQSALKKNAKLKKAFASLTPGRQRAYLLHFAGAKQAKTRESRIEKCTPQILAGKGLND; this comes from the coding sequence ATGAGCGAACCCAACCCCAAAGTCGACGGCTATTATCGCAAATCGACGCAATGGCGCGCCGAGCTGGAAGAACTGCGCGCGATCATCCTCGGCTGCAAACTGACCGAGACGATGAAATGGGGCTGCCCCTGCTACACGCAGGACGATCGCAACATCGTCCTGCTGCACGAATTCAAAGAGTACTGCGCGATCCTCTTCTTCAAAGGCGCCCTGCTGAAAGATCCCAAACAGGTCCTGATTCAGCAAACCAAGAACACCCAATCGGCGCGGCAAATGCGTTTCACCAGCGCCAAAGAAATCGCCCCACTCAAATCGACGATCAAAGCGTTCGTCCGCGCAGCGATCGAAGTCGAAAAAGCGGGTCTGAAGGTCGATTTCAAAGAGACCGCTGAATTCGAGATGCCGGCAGAGTTTCAGTCAGCACTGAAGAAGAACGCCAAGCTGAAGAAGGCGTTTGCGTCGCTTACGCCGGGAAGACAACGGGCCTACTTGCTTCACTTCGCCGGCGCAAAGCAGGCGAAGACGCGCGAGTCGCGGATCGAGAAATGCACGCCGCAGATCTTGGCCGGGAAGGGATTGAACGACTAA
- a CDS encoding iron chaperone: MKGKKPTTIAEYIRAAPDVGQPHLKQIYAILKSVAPDAEEAIKWNTPFFVEPRFLFAFAAFKSHCTFAPTAATLEHFRKELKKYRTTKNYLQVPYEEEVPEDLIRRMAQHCVATVSAREDDSFW, encoded by the coding sequence ATGAAGGGCAAGAAACCAACCACGATCGCTGAGTATATCCGTGCGGCGCCTGATGTAGGACAGCCGCATTTAAAGCAGATCTACGCAATCCTCAAAAGCGTCGCCCCGGACGCCGAAGAGGCGATCAAGTGGAACACGCCTTTCTTCGTCGAGCCGCGGTTTCTGTTCGCCTTCGCCGCCTTCAAATCGCACTGCACTTTCGCGCCAACCGCCGCGACGCTTGAGCATTTTCGCAAAGAGCTGAAGAAGTACCGCACCACCAAGAATTACCTGCAAGTTCCCTACGAAGAGGAAGTGCCGGAAGATCTGATTCGCCGGATGGCCCAGCACTGCGTCGCAACGGTCAGCGCTCGCGAAGACGACTCTTTTTGGTAA
- a CDS encoding YbjQ family protein: MIVTTGNEVAGHEISEYLGIVRGIVVRSTGIGRGLIGGLRSIGGGNIPEYVAVCEEARGHAFQLMLQHANQAGADAVIGMRYDATEFMQGSTEVLAYGTAVKLRKT, encoded by the coding sequence ATGATCGTCACCACAGGCAACGAAGTCGCCGGCCATGAAATCTCTGAGTACCTGGGAATCGTCCGCGGCATCGTCGTCCGGTCGACCGGGATCGGTCGCGGGCTGATTGGCGGGTTGCGTTCGATTGGCGGCGGGAATATTCCGGAATATGTCGCCGTCTGCGAAGAAGCCCGCGGGCACGCGTTTCAGCTGATGCTGCAACATGCCAACCAGGCCGGGGCCGATGCGGTGATCGGCATGCGTTACGACGCGACCGAATTCATGCAAGGGTCAACCGAAGTGTTGGCTTATGGGACTGCGGTGAAGCTGCGGAAGACGTAG
- a CDS encoding FAD:protein FMN transferase, translating into MSARKSNRRDFLRGKSAVDALHDITAQPLPPPSSLKPAARPADEGAKPESADGPTAAVPTASEPEEPQSSYLIEVSREAMACTFAIFLNAGQHRLAAEGAVAGLDMIDEYEQQLSIYRTDSEATKLNAAADYAPIAIEEGFFHLLLQAKEIYAETDGAFDVTAGPLAKIWGFYQRKGRVPSEEELAEALAKVGSQYLTLNADDHSVFFEKPEMEINLGGIGKGYALDRVADFLIDKGITNFLFHGGTSSVLARGSRLRGDGAVGWRIGVPHPYLPGKRIGEVVLNDEALGTSGAAHQTFVEGGRRYGHVLDPRTGRPAEGVLSTTIVAPTATMSDALSTACFVMGPDRTAEYCEKHPEIGVLFAMEGSRRNTFELRFCGNIAEKFVPDAGEMK; encoded by the coding sequence ATGAGTGCTCGTAAATCGAACCGACGCGACTTTTTACGGGGAAAATCGGCCGTCGACGCGCTGCATGACATTACGGCGCAGCCCCTTCCTCCCCCTTCATCGCTAAAACCGGCAGCTCGCCCCGCGGACGAAGGAGCGAAACCGGAATCGGCGGATGGCCCAACCGCGGCTGTGCCGACTGCGAGCGAACCGGAAGAGCCGCAGTCGAGCTACCTGATCGAAGTGAGCCGCGAGGCGATGGCCTGCACCTTCGCGATCTTCCTGAACGCGGGGCAACATCGGCTCGCCGCCGAAGGGGCGGTCGCCGGGCTCGACATGATCGACGAGTACGAACAGCAGCTCTCGATCTATCGCACCGACAGCGAAGCGACCAAGCTGAACGCCGCCGCCGACTACGCGCCGATCGCAATCGAAGAGGGCTTCTTCCATCTGCTGCTGCAAGCCAAAGAAATCTACGCCGAGACCGACGGCGCCTTCGACGTCACCGCCGGACCGCTCGCCAAGATCTGGGGCTTCTACCAGCGCAAAGGACGCGTCCCGAGCGAAGAAGAACTTGCCGAGGCGCTCGCGAAAGTCGGCAGCCAATACCTGACCCTCAACGCTGACGATCATTCGGTCTTCTTCGAGAAGCCGGAGATGGAAATCAATCTCGGCGGGATCGGCAAAGGCTACGCGCTCGATCGGGTCGCCGACTTTTTGATCGACAAAGGAATTACCAACTTTCTTTTCCACGGCGGAACGAGCAGCGTCTTGGCCCGCGGATCGCGTCTGCGCGGCGATGGCGCCGTCGGCTGGCGGATCGGCGTTCCCCATCCCTACTTGCCAGGCAAGCGGATCGGCGAAGTGGTGCTGAATGACGAAGCGCTCGGAACCTCCGGCGCCGCCCATCAAACGTTCGTCGAAGGTGGTCGTCGCTATGGGCACGTGCTCGATCCGCGCACCGGCCGGCCCGCCGAAGGCGTCTTGTCAACGACAATCGTCGCGCCAACCGCAACGATGTCCGACGCCCTGTCGACTGCCTGCTTTGTAATGGGGCCTGATCGCACGGCCGAGTATTGCGAAAAGCATCCGGAGATCGGCGTGCTGTTTGCGATGGAAGGATCGCGGCGGAATACGTTTGAACTACGGTTCTGTGGCAATATTGCGGAGAAGTTTGTTCCCGACGCGGGCGAAATGAAATAG
- a CDS encoding cytochrome c — MRTSRFLALTLTIAAIATASAQQPERRAKLPDNYDSTGASFVFSRDVFGELLSGPRPASLSQKATAPAMVASGGGGMSGGGGMSAAPAGGASTGGSGDWSFITAEVIQDEVKALNLELAPIAMNIREFKGGGYAVCRRNFTELAMLFEIINKKSEDVRWKESSLAARDAFWKTADVCKVGTDQSFASVKDRALILDDMVRGSTPKFNEDGNPDATWETIADRPPLMQRLEAGFDKKLKQWVASEAEFRSNKAEILHEAQIIAAIGKSMKQEGFDYADDDDYVGFCDQMHNAALDIIKAAESGDANLAREAGGRLNASCSDCHGNYR; from the coding sequence ATGCGAACTTCCCGTTTCCTCGCTTTAACGCTTACGATCGCCGCCATCGCCACGGCCAGCGCCCAGCAGCCGGAGCGACGAGCGAAGTTGCCGGACAACTACGACAGCACCGGCGCGTCGTTCGTCTTTTCGCGGGATGTGTTCGGCGAATTGCTCAGCGGACCGCGCCCGGCGTCCCTCAGCCAGAAAGCGACGGCTCCGGCCATGGTCGCCAGCGGTGGAGGTGGAATGTCAGGCGGCGGTGGTATGTCGGCGGCTCCGGCCGGCGGCGCGTCGACCGGGGGAAGCGGCGATTGGAGCTTTATCACGGCGGAAGTGATTCAGGATGAAGTGAAAGCGCTGAACCTGGAACTGGCGCCGATCGCGATGAACATCCGCGAATTCAAAGGGGGCGGTTACGCCGTTTGCCGGCGCAACTTTACCGAACTCGCGATGCTGTTTGAGATCATCAACAAGAAGTCGGAAGACGTCCGCTGGAAAGAATCGTCGCTCGCGGCTCGCGACGCTTTCTGGAAAACGGCCGACGTTTGCAAGGTCGGGACCGATCAGTCGTTCGCTTCGGTCAAAGACCGGGCGCTGATCCTGGACGACATGGTTCGCGGCAGTACTCCCAAATTCAATGAAGACGGCAATCCCGATGCGACCTGGGAAACGATCGCCGATCGTCCGCCGCTGATGCAGCGGCTCGAAGCTGGCTTTGATAAGAAGCTGAAGCAGTGGGTCGCCAGCGAAGCGGAGTTCCGCAGCAACAAAGCGGAGATCCTGCACGAAGCCCAAATCATCGCCGCCATCGGCAAATCGATGAAGCAGGAGGGATTCGACTATGCGGACGACGACGACTACGTCGGTTTCTGCGATCAGATGCACAACGCCGCGCTTGACATCATCAAAGCGGCCGAAAGCGGCGATGCGAACCTGGCTCGCGAAGCCGGCGGACGGCTCAACGCCTCTTGTTCCGATTGCCACGGCAACTATCGCTAG
- a CDS encoding ATP-dependent Clp protease proteolytic subunit, with translation MNDHEDDDQEPEKYEIAISGELGEDMVDLYEKLLAVPEGGECTLYFDSPGGSSYAASALVSLIKLRRLDATGIVIGECSSAAIWPFAACRRRFVTRWSVLLFHPMKWQSEENIPLAEAREWVRHYKFLHEEMDVLLAQLFGVDEKLINRWTHPGKFVTGPELAEAGLAELVELL, from the coding sequence GTGAACGACCACGAAGACGACGACCAAGAGCCCGAAAAGTACGAAATCGCGATCTCCGGCGAGCTGGGCGAGGACATGGTCGACCTGTACGAGAAGCTCCTCGCCGTGCCGGAAGGTGGAGAATGCACCCTCTATTTTGATTCGCCCGGGGGGAGCTCCTACGCTGCGTCGGCCCTTGTTTCACTGATCAAACTGCGGCGGCTCGATGCGACCGGGATCGTCATCGGCGAATGTTCCTCCGCCGCGATCTGGCCCTTCGCCGCTTGCCGTCGCCGCTTCGTCACCCGGTGGAGCGTCCTGCTGTTCCACCCCATGAAGTGGCAAAGCGAAGAGAACATCCCGCTGGCCGAAGCCCGCGAATGGGTCCGCCACTACAAGTTCCTGCACGAAGAAATGGACGTACTGCTAGCACAGTTGTTTGGCGTCGACGAAAAGCTGATTAACCGCTGGACTCATCCCGGCAAGTTCGTCACCGGCCCCGAACTGGCCGAAGCGGGCCTCGCCGAATTGGTCGAGCTTTTATAA
- a CDS encoding sugar phosphate isomerase/epimerase family protein produces MHETTLNRRQWIAASGALAAAAWSAPKLAMAAEPIANRTSPHFKLSLAAYSYRKLLQGNKPELTLADFINDCAKMQLDGTELTSYYFPPNVTTEQLLALKHQAFLLGLSVSGTAVGNDFGHPAGEEREKQIAGVKTWIDNAAVLTAPVIRIFAGHDKKGVAADESHRLMVEGMQEVCDYAGTKGVFLALENHGGPTSTAEGLLKLVKDVDSPWFGVNLDTGNFHSDDIYGELAQVAPYALNVQVKVVVSGPDKKKVPTDFARIAKILRDANYRGFVVLEYEEEADPREECPKYIETLREALA; encoded by the coding sequence GTGCACGAGACCACGCTCAATCGTCGTCAATGGATTGCGGCTTCCGGCGCTTTGGCCGCCGCCGCTTGGAGCGCCCCGAAATTGGCCATGGCCGCCGAGCCGATCGCCAATCGGACTTCGCCCCATTTCAAGCTCAGCCTGGCCGCCTACAGCTATCGCAAGCTGTTGCAAGGGAATAAGCCGGAACTGACGCTGGCCGACTTCATCAACGATTGCGCGAAGATGCAGCTCGACGGAACCGAGCTCACCTCGTACTACTTCCCGCCGAACGTGACGACCGAGCAACTGCTGGCGCTTAAGCATCAAGCGTTCCTCCTCGGGCTCAGCGTCAGCGGCACCGCGGTCGGTAACGACTTTGGTCATCCTGCCGGCGAAGAACGGGAGAAGCAGATCGCCGGCGTCAAAACCTGGATCGACAACGCCGCGGTGCTCACCGCGCCGGTGATTCGCATTTTCGCCGGTCACGACAAAAAGGGAGTCGCCGCCGACGAGTCGCATCGCCTGATGGTCGAAGGGATGCAGGAAGTTTGCGACTACGCCGGTACGAAGGGAGTTTTCCTCGCGCTCGAAAATCACGGTGGGCCGACGTCGACCGCCGAAGGTTTGCTGAAGTTGGTCAAAGACGTCGATAGCCCCTGGTTCGGCGTCAATCTTGATACCGGTAACTTCCACAGCGACGACATCTACGGCGAACTGGCGCAAGTCGCTCCGTACGCGCTGAACGTGCAGGTGAAAGTGGTCGTCTCGGGGCCTGACAAGAAAAAGGTTCCGACCGACTTCGCTCGCATCGCGAAGATCTTGCGCGACGCGAACTATCGCGGCTTCGTCGTGCTGGAGTACGAAGAAGAGGCCGATCCGCGGGAAGAGTGCCCGAAGTATATTGAGACGCTTCGCGAAGCGCTTGCGTAA